In the Clostridium beijerinckii genome, one interval contains:
- a CDS encoding CotS family spore coat protein — MGTEVLSLQESNLSPEIIKQNVLPYYNLQNSQISIIKFKDTDKQRAVYRVNYKDKNYCLKKVYYNLNDLLYVYSAIEWLYRNNIRVSKLLPTIDNNRFVSYRDMLFILTPWIEGEKCNFDNLDHVLISVRKLSEIHSVSRKFRPILGSSAKEGFEDYYISTLKHFEDLLKASNESFKYKDSFSRQFISSFDINLRLAKLSLDISNKIDNNELSKSLCHGDYVNKNLIFPPDLDPWVIDFDKCKVDYSAKDLAYFMRRLLKRENTKWNVELALSILDAYNELCPLTHSDLRYLISYICFPQKYWRISRDYYRNIHKCNKSAFLTLIINATSKTNLQYDFALDIINQVQKKFNMTLL; from the coding sequence ATGGGTACTGAAGTTTTATCTTTACAAGAATCTAATCTTTCCCCAGAAATTATAAAACAAAATGTTTTACCATACTATAATTTACAAAACTCTCAGATTTCAATAATTAAATTTAAAGATACTGATAAGCAAAGAGCAGTTTATAGGGTAAATTATAAAGATAAAAATTACTGTCTAAAAAAAGTTTATTATAATTTGAATGACTTGCTATATGTATATTCAGCTATTGAGTGGCTATATAGAAATAATATTAGGGTCTCAAAACTTTTACCTACAATTGATAATAATAGATTTGTATCTTATCGAGATATGCTTTTTATATTAACTCCTTGGATTGAGGGTGAGAAATGTAATTTCGATAATTTGGATCATGTTTTAATCTCTGTAAGAAAACTCTCTGAGATTCATTCAGTATCTCGTAAATTTAGACCTATTTTAGGAAGTTCAGCAAAAGAAGGATTTGAGGATTATTACATATCTACCTTAAAACATTTTGAAGATTTACTTAAAGCATCAAATGAATCGTTTAAATACAAAGATTCATTTTCAAGACAATTTATTTCAAGTTTTGATATAAATTTACGCCTTGCTAAACTCTCTCTAGACATATCAAATAAAATTGACAATAATGAATTAAGTAAATCTTTATGCCATGGTGACTATGTAAACAAAAACCTAATTTTTCCTCCTGATCTAGATCCTTGGGTGATAGATTTTGATAAGTGCAAAGTAGATTACAGTGCAAAAGATCTAGCATATTTTATGCGAAGATTACTTAAACGAGAAAACACAAAATGGAATGTTGAGTTAGCTCTCTCTATATTAGATGCCTATAATGAATTGTGTCCTTTAACACACTCAGATTTACGTTACTTAATTTCTTATATTTGCTTTCCGCAAAAATATTGGAGGATATCAAGAGACTACTATAGGAATATTCACAAGTGTAATAAATCTGCTTTCTTAACTTTAATAATAAACGCGACATCAAAAACAAATCTTCAATATGATTTTGCGCTAGATATAATAAATCAAGTACAAAAAAAATTCAATATGACTTTACTTTGA
- a CDS encoding deoxyguanosinetriphosphate triphosphohydrolase produces the protein MNVREKIQNFESLTLIKEAAFSKNSIGRKIREEDDDIRTCYMLDRDRIIQSKSFRRLKHKTQVYIKTFGDHYRTRLTHTLEVSQVARNIGAGIGLNENLIEAIALGHDLGHVAFAHNGEEVLNEYLEDGFRHNEQSVRVVTKLENNGQGLNLTEEVINGILNHSGLGSVKDIITLEGIVVKFSDKMAYLNHDIDDSIRAGLLSKEEIPREIVKVFGDTSNERLNVLIKDFIKKSNDNLNNGVKEIGLSPEISEAMTELRQFMFKNIYLGDTLKVERNKAKFVLNQLIKHFEENPYEMPDIYVSIAKNEGLKRGVADYVAGMSDDYCLSLFNKIFIPKFVID, from the coding sequence ATGAATGTAAGAGAAAAAATTCAAAATTTTGAAAGCTTGACATTAATTAAAGAAGCTGCTTTTTCAAAAAATTCTATTGGCAGAAAAATTAGAGAAGAAGATGATGATATTAGAACTTGTTATATGCTTGATAGAGATAGAATTATTCAAAGCAAATCATTCAGGCGCCTCAAGCATAAAACACAAGTATATATAAAAACATTTGGAGATCATTATAGAACTAGATTAACTCATACATTAGAGGTATCTCAAGTTGCAAGAAATATTGGAGCTGGAATCGGATTAAATGAAAATTTAATTGAAGCTATAGCGTTAGGGCATGATCTTGGGCATGTTGCTTTTGCACACAATGGAGAAGAAGTGCTAAATGAGTACTTGGAAGATGGATTCCGTCATAATGAACAAAGCGTTAGAGTTGTTACTAAACTTGAAAATAACGGGCAGGGACTTAATCTAACGGAAGAAGTAATTAATGGAATATTAAATCATAGTGGGCTTGGAAGCGTTAAAGATATAATTACATTAGAAGGAATAGTGGTGAAATTTAGCGATAAAATGGCGTACTTGAATCATGACATTGATGATTCTATAAGAGCAGGTTTATTAAGCAAAGAAGAGATTCCAAGAGAAATTGTTAAAGTATTTGGAGATACTTCAAACGAAAGATTAAATGTCTTAATTAAAGATTTTATAAAAAAATCAAATGATAATCTTAATAATGGGGTAAAGGAAATTGGGTTAAGTCCAGAAATAAGTGAAGCAATGACTGAACTTAGACAATTTATGTTTAAAAATATATATTTAGGGGATACATTAAAGGTTGAAAGAAATAAGGCGAAATTTGTTTTAAATCAATTAATTAAACATTTTGAGGAAAATCCTTATGAGATGCCAGATATTTATGTGAGCATAGCTAAAAACGAAGGCTTGAAACGAGGAGTTGCTGATTATGTGGCGGGAATGAGTGATGATTATTGCTTATCACTATTTAATAAAATATTTATCCCTAAGTTTGTAATAGATTAA
- the rpoD gene encoding RNA polymerase sigma factor RpoD, whose product MTEGGNNKMEQKANGKVTKPKDDKKDKNAKMAAVKELIDKGKKNGSLTYKEIMEAMDHIDLSPEQIEKIYEVLEMTGVEIIGEIADTETEEEIDLSVPEGIAIDDPVRMYLKEIGKVPLLSSEQEITYAKEIEEGNQKAKKKLAEANLRLVVSIAKRYVGRGMLFLDLIQEGNLGLIKAVEKFDYRKGYKFSTYATWWIRQAITRAIADQARTIRIPVHMVETINKLIRVQRQLLQELGRDPFPEEISKVMELPVDKVREIQKIAQEPVSLETPIGEEEDSHLGDFIPDDEAPAPAEAAAFTMLKEQLINVLDTLTPREEKVLRLRFGLDDGRARTLEEVGKEFNVTRERIRQIEAKALRKLRHPSRSKKLKDYLD is encoded by the coding sequence ATGACGGAAGGAGGCAATAATAAGATGGAACAAAAAGCGAATGGAAAAGTAACAAAGCCAAAAGACGATAAAAAAGATAAAAATGCTAAAATGGCGGCTGTGAAGGAATTAATTGACAAGGGTAAAAAGAATGGTTCACTAACATATAAAGAAATCATGGAAGCTATGGATCATATTGATTTGAGCCCAGAGCAAATAGAAAAAATATATGAAGTTTTGGAAATGACAGGTGTTGAAATAATAGGTGAAATTGCGGATACAGAAACTGAAGAAGAAATTGATTTATCGGTCCCAGAAGGTATAGCTATAGATGATCCAGTTCGAATGTATTTGAAAGAAATTGGAAAAGTGCCTTTATTGTCTTCTGAACAGGAAATAACTTATGCGAAAGAAATTGAAGAAGGAAACCAAAAGGCTAAGAAAAAATTAGCTGAAGCGAATTTAAGATTAGTTGTAAGTATAGCTAAAAGATATGTTGGAAGAGGTATGTTATTCTTGGATTTAATTCAAGAAGGAAATTTAGGTCTTATTAAAGCTGTTGAAAAATTTGATTACAGAAAAGGATATAAATTTTCGACTTATGCTACATGGTGGATTAGGCAAGCAATAACAAGAGCAATTGCAGATCAAGCTAGAACAATAAGAATACCTGTTCATATGGTAGAAACTATAAATAAGCTTATTAGAGTACAAAGACAATTGCTCCAAGAATTAGGTAGAGATCCATTCCCAGAAGAAATCTCGAAGGTTATGGAACTTCCAGTGGATAAGGTTCGCGAAATTCAAAAAATCGCACAAGAACCAGTTTCGTTAGAAACTCCAATAGGTGAAGAGGAAGACTCTCATTTAGGAGACTTTATTCCAGATGATGAAGCACCAGCACCAGCTGAAGCAGCAGCATTTACAATGCTTAAGGAACAATTAATCAATGTCTTAGATACATTAACTCCTAGAGAAGAAAAAGTATTAAGATTAAGATTTGGACTTGATGACGGAAGAGCCAGAACACTTGAAGAAGTAGGAAAAGAGTTCAATGTTACTAGAGAAAGAATTAGACAAATTGAAGCAAAAGCTTTAAGAAAATTAAGACATCCGTCAAGAAGCAAGAAATTAAAAGATTATCTAGATTAG
- the dnaG gene encoding DNA primase codes for MQISEEVLERIKEQNDIVDIISEDVRLKKSGRNFMGLCPFHNDKSPSFSVSSEKQIYKCFSCGEAGNVLTFVMKYKKLTFVEAAKYLADKANIPLQINDNENSAVSRKKEVLYKVNVETARYYFANLQRIKMAKEYFLKRGIKEETIKRFGLGYSQDSWHGLTNYLRTKGYKDNLLLEAGLISKSEKSGNVYDKFRNRVMFPVFDVRGKVIGFGGRVLDDSKPKYLNSPETMIFQKGINLYGLNFAIKNKLKEDYIIIVEGYMDLISLHQSGITNVVASLGTALTVNQARLLKRYVNKVIISYDADLAGQTATLRGLEILRGAGFDVKVLIVPDGKDPDEFVRNHGKESFLKLANEALPLIEYRIKKAAEGINLNSGNDLVEYGEKFAEILADLNPIEKDVYIRKISEETAIKEQALYDLLSQVITKKQKEDNFVNKKEYFGTKLYVEPAYLKAERALLKLMFKDEFYDEIKSSIKSGDFVIESHNKIYSLILKGKSEDTNDIGNIESYVESRCDDIESSKELTKIREHEILEFTDRERLIKDYLKEVRSFKLKLQIEDLKKKQNRFEKEGKIEESIKIAIELTKLSEALKKGERG; via the coding sequence TTGCAAATATCAGAAGAAGTTCTTGAAAGGATAAAAGAACAAAATGACATTGTTGATATTATTTCAGAGGATGTAAGGCTAAAAAAATCAGGTAGAAATTTTATGGGATTATGTCCATTCCATAATGATAAATCTCCATCATTTAGTGTTTCAAGTGAAAAACAGATATACAAATGTTTTTCATGTGGAGAAGCAGGAAATGTGCTTACGTTTGTTATGAAATATAAAAAACTCACTTTTGTAGAAGCTGCAAAGTATCTAGCAGATAAAGCTAATATTCCGCTACAGATAAATGATAATGAAAATAGCGCAGTTTCTAGAAAGAAAGAAGTTTTATATAAAGTAAATGTTGAAACAGCTAGATATTATTTTGCTAATTTACAAAGAATTAAAATGGCAAAAGAGTATTTTTTGAAGAGAGGGATAAAAGAAGAAACCATAAAGAGATTTGGGTTAGGCTACTCTCAAGATAGTTGGCATGGATTAACAAACTACTTAAGAACAAAAGGATATAAAGATAATCTATTACTTGAAGCTGGATTGATTTCAAAAAGTGAGAAATCAGGGAATGTTTATGATAAATTTAGAAATAGAGTAATGTTTCCCGTGTTTGATGTAAGAGGAAAAGTTATTGGATTTGGAGGTAGGGTTTTAGATGATTCAAAACCAAAATATTTAAATTCACCAGAGACCATGATTTTTCAAAAAGGGATAAATCTTTATGGATTAAATTTTGCAATTAAGAATAAGCTAAAAGAGGATTACATCATTATAGTTGAAGGATATATGGATTTAATATCACTTCACCAATCTGGTATAACAAATGTTGTAGCATCACTTGGAACTGCACTTACAGTAAACCAAGCAAGGCTTCTTAAAAGGTATGTTAATAAGGTAATAATTTCTTATGATGCTGATTTGGCTGGACAGACTGCTACCTTAAGAGGTCTAGAAATTTTAAGAGGTGCTGGATTTGATGTAAAAGTATTGATAGTACCAGATGGAAAAGATCCAGATGAGTTTGTGAGGAATCATGGAAAGGAGTCATTTCTGAAGTTGGCAAATGAAGCGCTTCCTTTAATTGAATATAGAATTAAGAAAGCAGCTGAAGGCATAAATCTAAATAGTGGAAATGATCTAGTAGAATATGGAGAAAAATTTGCAGAAATTCTAGCAGATCTAAATCCTATAGAAAAAGATGTATATATAAGGAAAATTTCAGAAGAAACAGCAATTAAAGAACAGGCATTATATGACTTACTTTCACAAGTAATAACAAAAAAACAAAAAGAAGACAATTTTGTGAATAAAAAGGAATATTTTGGAACAAAATTATATGTAGAACCCGCATACTTAAAGGCTGAAAGAGCATTATTAAAATTGATGTTCAAAGATGAATTTTATGATGAGATTAAAAGCTCCATAAAATCAGGAGATTTTGTAATAGAATCACATAATAAAATTTATTCATTAATATTAAAAGGCAAAAGTGAGGATACTAATGATATAGGTAATATAGAATCCTATGTAGAAAGTAGATGTGACGATATAGAAAGTTCTAAAGAGTTGACCAAAATAAGGGAACATGAGATTTTAGAGTTTACTGATAGAGAGCGATTAATAAAAGATTATTTAAAAGAGGTAAGAAGCTTTAAACTTAAGCTGCAAATTGAGGATTTAAAGAAAAAGCAAAATAGATTCGAAAAAGAGGGGAAAATTGAAGAATCTATAAAGATTGCAATAGAGCTTACTAAATTATCTGAAGCACTTAAAAAGGGAGAGAGAGGTTGA